A window of the SAR202 cluster bacterium genome harbors these coding sequences:
- a CDS encoding CCA tRNA nucleotidyltransferase — protein sequence MNLLKDLKSKFNLKEKELLNNAELAAETSSVKLYLVGGPVRDLLLGNDCHDLDLLIDGNIELFVNQFNMIMNCQPVHTSQFNTYKYIINGNEIDIALARTEVYPFPASLPQITPSHIYEDLYRRDFTINSIAIQLFPKPYDIIDPLNGKEDLNNKTIKVIHKKSFEDDPTRILRALRYSARFEFGIDKNTSDLIGQDINYLSSLSEKRIINDLFKYLTETDVYKSLSRLTEYNLLQNINHNFPNNEEFVKALDIFKNREFAIPDKQLILLSILCGKMDETILNDFIAKCSLPKSMTKILVDLINIKNTIHIISSNKQPSEVSNLFDGYEIKALLLASIIIDNTNFTNLVNEYTSRWSQVKPFHNSNEIIEILSIDKTHLTSIINKIRNAHIDGIVVSKSDEKKFIQNLNGTN from the coding sequence ATGAATTTATTGAAAGATTTAAAATCTAAATTTAATTTAAAAGAAAAAGAATTGTTAAATAATGCAGAATTAGCTGCAGAAACAAGTTCGGTTAAACTTTACTTAGTTGGAGGACCAGTACGAGATTTACTACTAGGAAATGATTGCCATGATCTTGATCTACTCATCGATGGAAACATTGAGTTATTTGTAAATCAATTCAATATGATCATGAATTGCCAACCAGTTCATACCTCACAATTCAATACTTATAAATACATAATTAATGGAAATGAAATAGATATAGCTTTAGCAAGAACAGAAGTTTATCCTTTTCCCGCAAGTTTGCCTCAAATTACACCTAGTCATATTTATGAAGATTTATATAGAAGAGATTTCACAATAAATTCTATAGCGATTCAATTATTCCCCAAACCTTACGATATAATAGATCCATTAAATGGCAAGGAAGACCTTAATAATAAAACTATTAAAGTTATTCATAAAAAAAGTTTCGAGGATGATCCCACTAGAATATTACGCGCATTAAGATATTCTGCAAGATTTGAATTTGGAATTGATAAAAACACAAGCGATTTAATTGGACAAGATATAAATTATCTCAGTAGTTTAAGTGAGAAACGTATAATTAACGATCTATTTAAATACTTAACAGAGACTGATGTCTATAAATCTTTATCACGATTAACTGAATATAATTTACTTCAGAATATAAATCATAACTTTCCTAACAATGAAGAGTTTGTTAAGGCTCTCGATATTTTTAAAAACCGAGAATTTGCAATCCCTGATAAACAATTGATTTTATTGTCAATTTTGTGTGGAAAAATGGATGAAACTATACTTAATGATTTCATTGCTAAATGTTCATTGCCAAAATCAATGACAAAAATTCTAGTCGATCTAATTAATATCAAAAATACTATTCATATTATATCTAGCAATAAACAACCGTCAGAAGTAAGCAATTTATTTGATGGTTATGAAATTAAAGCTTTATTACTAGCTTCCATAATCATAGATAACACAAACTTCACAAACCTAGTTAATGAATATACGAGCAGATGGTCTCAAGTAAAGCCATTTCACAATAGTAATGAAATAATTGAAATCCTATCAA
- the rnc gene encoding ribonuclease III yields MIMEQNFAKLQKKLGIDFNNLELYQLAFKHPSYLNENFSFTTNTNQRLEFLGDSILGLILADYLYWKYPQYTEGLLTDIRSELVKDQTLSIISKEFDLGDYLILGKGEGKSGGREKDSNIADAFEALLGAIFLDRGFNIVKTVIHNIFASRVDSINKDELKDPKTRIQEYFLTNESVIPIYKLVKKEGNEHNPLFTMSLIIKNKIISYGEGSSKKQAEQAAANAALKSLE; encoded by the coding sequence ATGATTATGGAACAAAATTTTGCAAAACTTCAAAAAAAACTTGGAATAGATTTCAATAATCTAGAATTATATCAATTAGCTTTTAAACACCCTTCCTATCTGAATGAAAATTTTTCGTTTACCACAAATACAAACCAAAGACTAGAATTCTTAGGTGACTCGATTCTAGGTTTAATATTAGCCGATTATTTATATTGGAAATATCCTCAATATACTGAAGGTCTTTTAACTGATATACGATCAGAACTGGTGAAAGATCAAACACTTTCTATTATAAGTAAAGAATTCGATTTAGGTGACTATTTAATCCTTGGCAAAGGAGAAGGTAAATCAGGAGGCAGAGAAAAAGACTCAAATATAGCTGATGCATTTGAAGCATTACTTGGCGCTATTTTTCTAGATAGAGGATTTAATATTGTGAAAACTGTAATACATAATATCTTTGCTTCTAGAGTAGATTCTATTAATAAAGATGAATTAAAAGACCCTAAAACACGTATTCAAGAATATTTTTTAACTAATGAATCTGTAATTCCAATATATAAATTAGTAAAAAAAGAAGGAAATGAGCATAACCCTTTATTTACAATGTCTTTAATTATTAAAAACAAGATTATTTCTTATGGAGAAGGAAGTTCAAAAAAACAAGCTGAACAAGCCGCGGCAAATGCAGCTTTGAAGTCCTTAGAATAA
- a CDS encoding flippase-like domain-containing protein — translation MNYILKTIIGLVITILLMSVFFYAAGFEEVLTSLSEVKLVFLIPSIILYFISLYIRTLRWQYILKTVLNIRAWILFKSISIGYSANNILPVRLGELIRLYYVAKISKISKSTTLGTIITERIMDALTLIACVGVILLGFLITDIIQLELLFSIENLVISTLTIGSLVILVIFFLLIWLIKDPKIIERFIERIFRKLSDNRLKKIIHIYNYFIQGLITLGSFRKISFIFFISLSVWLFEFILAYLLVISLGIENFKYENFTLFFILCLSISVANLATSIPMTQGGIGPFELAGSLILIMFGIDSSYAGAFMILLHALLLIPITLVGLLFLFTGEESFFEIMRNSSKLNDNEKTKQ, via the coding sequence ATGAACTACATATTAAAAACAATAATAGGTTTAGTTATCACAATCCTCTTGATGTCTGTCTTCTTCTATGCAGCTGGTTTTGAAGAGGTACTTACTTCTTTATCTGAAGTCAAACTTGTTTTTTTGATACCCTCAATAATTCTCTATTTTATTTCACTTTATATAAGAACACTCCGTTGGCAATATATATTAAAAACTGTTTTAAATATACGAGCGTGGATATTATTTAAATCTATTTCAATAGGATATTCGGCTAACAATATATTACCTGTAAGGTTAGGGGAGTTAATTCGTTTATATTATGTTGCCAAGATCTCAAAAATTTCTAAAAGTACCACTCTTGGTACTATAATCACTGAAAGAATAATGGATGCATTAACATTGATTGCCTGTGTCGGAGTGATTTTATTAGGATTTTTGATAACAGACATCATTCAACTTGAATTATTATTTTCAATTGAAAATCTGGTGATATCAACTTTGACTATTGGATCTTTAGTTATATTAGTGATATTTTTCTTATTAATTTGGTTGATAAAAGACCCGAAGATAATAGAAAGATTTATTGAACGTATTTTTCGTAAACTGTCAGATAACAGGTTAAAAAAAATAATACATATCTATAATTATTTTATACAGGGATTAATCACTTTAGGAAGTTTTCGTAAAATTTCATTCATTTTTTTTATATCATTAAGTGTATGGTTATTTGAATTTATCCTAGCGTACCTACTTGTTATAAGTTTGGGAATAGAAAATTTTAAATATGAAAATTTCACACTATTCTTTATTCTATGTTTATCTATATCAGTTGCTAATCTTGCAACTAGTATCCCAATGACACAAGGAGGTATTGGGCCTTTTGAATTAGCTGGATCTTTAATCTTAATAATGTTTGGTATCGATTCTTCGTATGCTGGTGCTTTTATGATACTACTACATGCTTTGTTGTTAATACCGATAACACTTGTTGGTTTATTATTTTTATTTACTGGAGAAGAATCCTTCTTTGAAATTATGAGAAATTCATCTAAACTTAATGACAATGAAAAAACCAAACAATAA
- a CDS encoding NAD(P)/FAD-dependent oxidoreductase — translation MTMKKPNNKNIAIIGGGYSGLSAAHEFIKKGYTVQIYEAAPFLGGLASTFDIGEAQVEKFYHHLFLSDQHLIDLLKEFDLDQHIIWKNSSTSYFYDGKIYPFTTPLDLLKFSPVNLINRIRMGLLALYLQRVKKWEKYEKITAADYMKKYAGSQNYKIIWEPLLKGKFSDYYEDVSMSWLWSKFATRVASRDKTFQEQLGYIEGSWDILTNALAQYIINNGSTIHLQTRVTKIHVENNKVIGLDTVDSLGNTERQNFDVILSTIPTFYLPNLIEELPDDYKKRLTDIQYEGAIAAVWFLNKPLTNSYWMNISDPNIPFLLALEHTNLFNSDLYNGNHILYTADYVTQNDPRWQIDDENIINSYIPHLQKINPSFDRSWINKTYIHKERAAQPVVTLNYSEKIPNTKSPIDGLWLAAMSQVYPQDRGTNYSIGLGKKVAEDIINK, via the coding sequence ATGACAATGAAAAAACCAAACAATAAAAACATAGCTATTATCGGAGGCGGTTATTCAGGCCTTAGTGCAGCTCATGAATTTATTAAAAAGGGCTACACTGTTCAAATATACGAAGCTGCTCCTTTTTTAGGGGGATTAGCTTCAACGTTTGATATTGGTGAGGCGCAGGTAGAAAAATTTTACCACCATTTATTCTTGTCTGATCAACACCTTATAGATTTATTAAAAGAATTTGATTTAGATCAACACATAATATGGAAAAACTCATCCACATCATATTTTTACGATGGAAAAATATATCCTTTTACAACACCATTAGACCTATTAAAATTTTCACCTGTTAATTTAATTAATCGCATTCGAATGGGGCTTTTAGCTCTTTATTTGCAGCGTGTAAAAAAATGGGAAAAATATGAAAAAATAACTGCAGCTGATTATATGAAAAAATATGCAGGTTCTCAAAATTACAAAATTATATGGGAACCATTATTAAAAGGAAAATTTAGTGACTACTATGAAGATGTTAGTATGTCGTGGTTATGGAGTAAATTTGCAACACGTGTTGCATCCCGAGATAAAACATTTCAGGAGCAATTAGGATACATTGAAGGTAGTTGGGATATACTCACTAATGCTCTAGCTCAGTATATTATTAATAATGGTTCTACTATTCATTTGCAAACACGAGTTACAAAAATACATGTGGAAAACAATAAAGTTATAGGGTTGGATACTGTTGATAGCCTGGGAAACACAGAAAGGCAAAACTTTGATGTAATACTTTCAACAATTCCTACTTTTTATCTTCCAAATTTAATTGAAGAACTACCTGATGATTATAAGAAACGTTTGACTGATATCCAATATGAAGGCGCTATAGCAGCAGTATGGTTTCTAAATAAACCGCTAACTAATTCCTATTGGATGAATATATCTGACCCAAATATTCCTTTTTTACTCGCTCTAGAGCATACAAATTTATTTAATTCTGATCTCTATAATGGAAATCATATTTTGTATACTGCTGACTATGTAACTCAGAATGATCCACGATGGCAAATAGATGATGAAAATATTATAAATTCCTACATACCCCATTTACAAAAAATAAATCCTTCTTTTGACAGATCTTGGATTAATAAAACTTATATTCATAAGGAACGTGCTGCACAGCCTGTTGTAACCTTAAACTACTCTGAGAAAATTCCTAATACTAAGTCACCAATTGATGGATTATGGTTAGCAGCGATGAGCCAAGTTTATCCACAGGATAGGGGGACTAATTATAGTATTGGCTTAGGTAAGAAGGTTGCAGAGGATATTATAAATAAATAA
- the ftsY gene encoding signal recognition particle-docking protein FtsY, with amino-acid sequence MNNNNPYNTALTITKSSFFERVKSIFSKRIDYTEKLDLIEEILITSDVGIQTTEIVIKHLQEALKHNPELDLFNESKAVLFDLLIDNPIHDQINLLSEIKNTTPFIILVSGVNGVGKTTTVAKLAAMFSRLNLKVVIGACDSFRAGAVEQIENWGAKLNIRVISNKTTKDPASVAFDTVNSAISNQDDIVLLDTAGRLQNDTNLMGELEKISNITKRFIPESPHLSLLIMDATVGQNGIEQAKQFTNSAKCDSVILTKLDTSAKGGIVLRIYQELNLPILFVGTGEKIEDLENFNKEDFLNAFFSYDYQDV; translated from the coding sequence ATGAATAATAACAACCCTTATAACACCGCCTTAACTATTACTAAAAGTAGTTTTTTTGAACGTGTGAAATCTATATTTTCCAAAAGAATCGATTATACAGAAAAACTTGATTTAATAGAAGAAATATTAATTACCTCAGATGTAGGTATACAAACAACTGAAATTGTAATTAAACATTTACAAGAAGCACTCAAGCATAACCCTGAGCTAGATTTATTCAATGAAAGTAAAGCTGTTTTATTTGATTTGTTAATTGACAACCCAATACATGATCAAATTAATTTACTATCAGAAATAAAAAATACTACACCTTTTATTATTCTAGTTAGTGGTGTTAATGGGGTAGGCAAAACTACAACAGTAGCAAAACTAGCTGCTATGTTTAGTAGATTAAACTTGAAAGTAGTTATTGGTGCCTGTGATTCATTTAGAGCTGGTGCAGTAGAGCAAATAGAAAATTGGGGGGCAAAACTAAATATTCGAGTTATTTCAAACAAGACTACTAAAGACCCCGCATCTGTAGCATTTGACACAGTAAATAGTGCAATTTCCAACCAAGATGATATCGTACTCCTTGATACTGCAGGAAGATTACAGAATGATACAAACCTTATGGGTGAACTAGAGAAAATATCCAATATAACAAAACGTTTTATTCCTGAATCTCCACATCTGAGCTTGTTGATTATGGATGCCACAGTCGGTCAAAACGGTATAGAGCAAGCTAAACAATTTACCAATTCGGCAAAATGTGATTCTGTAATCTTAACAAAACTTGATACTAGTGCTAAAGGAGGTATTGTTCTTAGAATTTATCAAGAATTAAATCTCCCAATTCTATTCGTTGGAACTGGAGAAAAGATTGAAGACCTGGAAAACTTTAATAAAGAAGATTTTCTAAATGCATTTTTTTCTTATGATTATCAAGATGTGTGA
- a CDS encoding TIGR03663 family protein produces the protein MNNKRTLYTFYLPFGLIMVLSLFMHIFQLDKQSLHHDESMHVFYSWFIYKGDLEAFNNIHSPMMHGPFQFFLNSLVFHIFGDSNYTARLLPAIFGILLTILPILFRKDLGNHLTLLFSFTLTISPTFLYFSRFARNDIYVAVWSLIIIACFLRYNITGALRYLIVSSIILAVFFVTKESAYIFSAFLLIYLFISITYNLLIHLSEKPFKQLVSENKNLIEYLLFLLIICLPIGGAGFILFQDHLNLILGSNEWPNVGLPTSDSTRPALIIAISLSFVSLSLIFLNRIAKSQNLIEDNKQLLSEKHLLLIVSIFFFTLLLFHTSFFTKFDGVKIAFWQSLGYWIAQHDVARGAQPWFYYIMLSLVYEYSAFIIGSISSIYFIFRGDKQERFLANWALISFLFFSYAGEKMPWLLVEVILPFYLVSFYGLKRLLIFLSKINIVNNHYIYSGFLIFILVLFLSPIMSTIRLVYTSPGWPNQLLVYVQSSPHIIEIDQQISQIAKDSNKYNQLSIQIDSTDGFSWPWAWYFRNYDSVSYRDFTKTPFTNPNQAADIVLLSDRNKLKNNYFLNQHHKPEMYIHRWWNPETYKEFSLANITFVPEITNNGCKLLDYFINRRFDSSVGSIYANIYVRKSLSEPIDIAVLNHEKSSC, from the coding sequence ATGAATAACAAAAGAACATTATATACATTTTATTTACCATTTGGTTTGATAATGGTTTTATCGCTATTTATGCATATTTTCCAATTGGATAAACAGTCATTACATCATGATGAAAGTATGCATGTTTTTTATAGCTGGTTTATTTATAAGGGTGATTTAGAAGCATTTAATAATATTCATTCTCCTATGATGCATGGCCCTTTTCAATTCTTTTTAAATTCATTAGTATTTCATATATTTGGAGACAGTAATTATACAGCTAGGCTTCTACCTGCAATTTTTGGGATTTTATTAACAATCCTACCTATTTTATTTCGAAAAGATTTGGGTAACCATTTAACTTTACTTTTCAGCTTTACCTTAACCATCTCACCAACTTTTTTATATTTCAGTAGGTTTGCTAGAAATGATATTTATGTTGCAGTATGGTCCTTGATAATCATTGCTTGTTTTCTTCGATACAATATAACTGGTGCGTTACGATATCTTATTGTTAGTTCAATAATTCTGGCAGTTTTTTTTGTTACTAAAGAAAGTGCATATATTTTCTCTGCATTTCTGCTTATTTATTTGTTTATCTCTATAACTTACAACTTATTAATACATTTATCGGAGAAACCATTTAAACAATTAGTCTCTGAAAATAAAAATCTTATTGAATACTTATTATTTTTATTGATTATTTGTCTACCTATTGGAGGAGCCGGATTTATCCTTTTTCAAGATCATCTCAATCTAATCCTAGGTTCAAATGAATGGCCTAATGTTGGGTTACCAACTTCTGATTCAACGCGACCAGCTCTTATTATTGCTATTAGCCTATCTTTTGTTTCATTATCACTAATCTTTCTTAATAGGATTGCCAAAAGTCAAAACTTAATAGAAGACAATAAACAACTACTATCAGAAAAACATCTTCTCTTAATAGTATCTATATTCTTTTTTACACTTCTTCTTTTTCACACCTCATTTTTTACTAAGTTTGATGGTGTTAAAATAGCTTTTTGGCAAAGCTTGGGATATTGGATCGCCCAGCATGACGTAGCAAGAGGCGCTCAACCGTGGTTTTACTATATTATGCTCTCTTTAGTGTATGAATATAGTGCTTTTATTATAGGTTCCATTTCTTCCATATACTTTATATTTAGGGGGGATAAACAAGAGCGATTCCTTGCGAATTGGGCTTTAATTTCTTTTCTTTTCTTTTCGTATGCTGGTGAAAAAATGCCCTGGCTTTTAGTTGAGGTTATATTGCCTTTTTATTTGGTTTCTTTTTACGGATTAAAGAGATTATTAATATTTCTGAGCAAAATAAATATTGTTAATAATCATTATATTTACTCTGGTTTTTTGATATTTATATTGGTATTATTTCTCTCCCCCATTATGTCAACAATTCGTTTAGTTTATACTTCTCCTGGTTGGCCTAACCAATTATTGGTATATGTACAATCATCACCTCATATCATTGAAATAGATCAACAAATATCACAAATTGCTAAAGATAGTAACAAATACAACCAACTATCAATTCAAATAGATTCTACAGATGGATTTAGTTGGCCATGGGCTTGGTATTTTCGCAACTACGATTCAGTCAGCTATCGAGATTTTACAAAAACACCATTCACGAATCCAAATCAAGCAGCTGATATTGTACTTTTATCGGATCGTAATAAATTAAAAAATAATTACTTTTTAAATCAACATCATAAACCAGAGATGTATATTCATCGTTGGTGGAATCCTGAAACGTACAAAGAATTTAGTTTAGCAAACATAACATTTGTACCCGAGATTACTAATAATGGTTGCAAATTATTAGATTATTTTATTAATAGGAGATTTGACTCAAGTGTTGGCTCTATTTATGCGAATATATACGTAAGAAAGTCACTTTCAGAACCTATAGATATTGCTGTATTAAATCATGAAAAATCTTCTTGCTAA
- a CDS encoding NADH-quinone oxidoreductase subunit F, with the protein MQKFIDLKKTAQSHYDNILKKPRIRVGTDISGVAAGSLEISNEFSKYISEKNLDTTLSHVGGFGLSYAEPLIDVEMPDGSRVFYSNVSIQNVKNIVESHIINGKPLYDIAFAYTGNLVNTNNTPEFYELPENKLQKKILTENFGHIDPTDIYEYIVNNGYSALAKALFEMEIDNVHKEILDSKLRGRGGAAFPTGVKLGFLKGSDAKEKYILCNCEEGDPGAWNDKAILESDPHRLLEGLILAAIATNASNGIIFIRHGNDIPIERTKEAVKNAYEHGLLGKNILGSEFSFDAEVVLVGESYVAGEETALMEAIEGKRAMPRYKPPFPAAFGVWGHPSNINNIKTIANLPSIILKGSEWFTSIGTDTSTGTAILCLSGNINKPGLYEIEMGTTIRSVIEDICNGIPDNKELKLLQTGGPLGGVLNSTKLDTSIDFDSMAKAGAILGSGGIIVADEDVDVVDLTRMLIAFCQFESCGKCFPCRLGNSHLLEILNRICGKNSSDSDIDLMRKVGTNMQQGSLCGHGQLGFNPIKSALEYFKEDFDFALDSTPSISNTTINIPTRANRY; encoded by the coding sequence ATGCAAAAATTTATTGATTTAAAAAAGACAGCCCAAAGCCACTACGATAATATTCTTAAAAAACCTCGAATAAGAGTTGGCACAGACATCTCAGGTGTTGCTGCCGGCTCCCTTGAAATAAGCAATGAATTTTCAAAATATATCTCAGAGAAAAACCTTGATACAACCTTATCACATGTCGGTGGATTTGGACTTTCTTATGCCGAACCTTTGATTGATGTTGAAATGCCTGATGGTTCTAGAGTTTTTTATTCAAACGTATCCATTCAAAACGTAAAAAATATTGTAGAGAGCCACATTATTAATGGGAAACCACTTTATGATATAGCATTTGCTTATACTGGCAATTTAGTTAATACGAATAACACCCCAGAATTTTACGAACTACCTGAAAACAAACTTCAGAAAAAAATACTCACTGAAAACTTTGGTCATATTGACCCAACAGATATATATGAATACATAGTAAATAACGGTTATTCAGCCTTAGCAAAAGCATTGTTTGAAATGGAAATAGATAATGTTCACAAAGAAATATTGGATTCCAAACTTCGTGGCAGAGGCGGAGCAGCATTTCCTACCGGTGTTAAATTGGGGTTTTTGAAAGGTTCAGATGCTAAAGAAAAATACATTTTATGTAACTGTGAAGAAGGAGACCCTGGAGCCTGGAATGATAAAGCAATACTCGAAAGTGACCCTCATCGCTTACTCGAAGGTTTAATATTGGCAGCTATAGCTACAAACGCATCTAACGGTATCATTTTTATTAGACACGGTAACGATATTCCAATCGAAAGAACAAAAGAAGCTGTTAAAAATGCTTATGAACACGGCTTGCTTGGTAAAAATATTTTGGGATCAGAATTCTCATTTGATGCAGAAGTAGTATTAGTAGGAGAATCGTATGTAGCTGGCGAAGAAACAGCCTTAATGGAAGCTATTGAAGGTAAGAGAGCAATGCCTAGGTACAAACCACCTTTTCCTGCTGCCTTTGGAGTATGGGGACACCCAAGTAATATTAATAATATTAAAACCATTGCAAATTTACCATCCATAATTCTCAAAGGTAGTGAATGGTTTACTTCAATTGGGACTGATACTAGTACAGGAACTGCTATTTTATGCCTCTCTGGGAATATTAATAAACCTGGGTTATATGAAATTGAAATGGGTACAACTATAAGATCTGTAATAGAAGACATATGTAATGGTATTCCAGATAATAAAGAATTAAAGTTACTTCAAACAGGAGGACCCTTAGGTGGAGTACTTAATTCTACTAAATTAGATACATCTATAGATTTCGATTCAATGGCTAAAGCTGGCGCTATATTAGGTTCAGGTGGAATAATTGTTGCTGATGAAGATGTTGATGTAGTAGATTTAACACGAATGTTGATAGCATTTTGTCAGTTCGAATCTTGTGGGAAATGTTTCCCATGTCGCCTTGGAAATTCACATTTATTAGAAATACTAAATCGAATATGTGGCAAAAACTCATCAGATTCTGATATCGATTTGATGAGAAAAGTTGGTACTAATATGCAACAAGGATCACTTTGTGGTCATGGTCAACTAGGGTTTAATCCGATTAAATCCGCATTAGAATACTTTAAAGAAGATTTCGATTTCGCTTTGGATTCAACACCAAGTATATCCAATACAACTATTAATATACCTACACGAGCTAATCGCTATTAA
- a CDS encoding ABC transporter permease has translation MQTFVIRRLLFMIPTLIGATLFVFLLMRVVPGDIAYALLAGEEGAAAVDPASLEKLREELGTNDPLPLQYWNWVKGIPMGDLGNSMWNRLPVADEIMIRMPITGQLAIMSVIIGCLVGIPLGIISALKQDTWIDAIARFFSIFFLALPAFWEGLMILMLTVRVWRWMPPLGRNYLWEDPGANMAQLIFPALIIGFNLMAIVTRMTRSTMLEVLREDYIRTARAKGLANTVVIWRHVLKNSMIPVVTVVSMSVGGLLGGTVVSETVFSIPGIGVHLIEAIRNRDYTTVQALILVFAFIFVFINLLVDIIYGWLDPRISNN, from the coding sequence ATGCAGACCTTTGTCATAAGAAGATTATTATTTATGATACCTACATTAATTGGTGCAACATTATTTGTTTTCCTCTTAATGCGAGTTGTACCTGGCGATATTGCCTATGCATTACTAGCAGGTGAAGAAGGGGCAGCGGCCGTAGATCCTGCTTCCTTAGAAAAACTCCGAGAAGAATTAGGAACTAACGATCCACTTCCATTACAATATTGGAATTGGGTAAAGGGAATACCAATGGGTGATTTGGGAAATTCTATGTGGAACAGATTGCCTGTAGCCGACGAAATAATGATACGAATGCCAATCACGGGGCAACTTGCAATAATGTCAGTTATCATTGGCTGTTTAGTTGGGATACCTCTAGGAATAATTTCTGCATTAAAACAAGACACTTGGATAGACGCAATTGCTCGTTTCTTTAGTATCTTTTTTCTTGCACTTCCAGCATTCTGGGAAGGTTTAATGATACTAATGTTAACGGTAAGGGTCTGGCGGTGGATGCCACCACTTGGACGAAATTATCTATGGGAAGATCCTGGTGCTAATATGGCCCAATTAATATTTCCAGCATTAATTATTGGATTCAACTTAATGGCTATTGTCACACGAATGACTCGTTCCACAATGTTAGAAGTTTTAAGAGAAGATTACATTAGAACAGCACGTGCAAAAGGCTTAGCAAACACTGTTGTTATATGGAGACACGTTTTAAAGAATTCAATGATTCCTGTCGTAACCGTTGTCAGTATGTCCGTTGGAGGACTACTTGGAGGTACAGTTGTTAGTGAAACAGTGTTTTCTATTCCAGGTATTGGTGTTCATTTAATCGAGGCAATAAGAAATAGAGATTACACTACAGTACAAGCATTAATTCTTGTTTTTGCATTTATATTTGTGTTTATCAATCTACTGGTAGATATTATATATGGGTGGCTTGACCCACGTATCAGTAATAATTAA
- a CDS encoding ABC transporter permease yields MATDVNEIEFASKENRVLHLLKMFGAWCRKRTIGAVGLFMVLVVLGAALLNPVIKRYDPNETNVPDRLQSPNAAHFFGTDDFGRDLWARIIGGAVISAQVGFISVAIGSVIGLIFGVMSGFFGGGIDNLIQRITEIMLSIPGILLALALMATDVGSGGIDTVVIALSIIFIPRTVRVMRGSVLSCKENVYIDAARAIGCKPSRIMWRHITPNVMAPYLVLASSLLGTAILTEASLSFLGLGVPPPHPSWGRLLSGSVMLYAISAPWMVIVPGVAITWLVLGFNVFGDALRDTFDPKLRGR; encoded by the coding sequence ATGGCTACAGATGTTAATGAAATAGAATTTGCGTCAAAAGAAAATCGTGTACTTCATTTACTTAAAATGTTTGGTGCATGGTGTAGAAAACGTACAATTGGCGCTGTTGGTTTATTTATGGTGTTGGTTGTTCTAGGAGCTGCTTTACTAAACCCTGTAATTAAACGGTATGACCCTAATGAAACTAATGTACCAGACAGGCTACAATCTCCTAATGCCGCGCATTTTTTTGGAACAGATGACTTTGGTCGTGACTTATGGGCTAGAATCATAGGTGGTGCAGTCATATCTGCCCAAGTAGGATTTATATCCGTCGCTATTGGTAGTGTTATCGGATTAATATTTGGTGTAATGAGTGGATTTTTTGGAGGCGGTATTGATAACCTAATCCAAAGAATTACCGAAATCATGTTATCTATTCCGGGTATTCTTCTTGCTCTGGCATTAATGGCAACAGATGTAGGCTCAGGAGGTATCGACACAGTTGTTATTGCTCTTTCAATAATTTTCATACCGCGAACTGTTCGTGTTATGAGAGGATCTGTTCTTTCGTGTAAAGAAAATGTATATATCGATGCTGCTCGAGCGATTGGATGCAAACCATCTAGAATAATGTGGAGACATATTACTCCAAATGTGATGGCACCATATCTTGTTTTAGCAAGTAGTTTGTTAGGTACAGCAATTCTTACAGAAGCTTCCTTAAGCTTTTTGGGACTAGGTGTTCCACCGCCCCATCCATCTTGGGGAAGATTATTATCAGGTTCTGTCATGCTATATGCAATATCAGCACCTTGGATGGTTATCGTACCTGGTGTAGCAATTACATGGTTAGTTCTTGGATTTAATGTTTTCGGTGACGCATTAAGAGATACTTTTGATCCGAAACTGCGTGGTCGTTAA